GCTGGGGGAGTTGCTGGCCACCTAACTGAGATGTAGAGTCTCCACCTGCGTTAGTGTGTCAAGTTTTACGGCCTAGCCAACACGATGTGCTCGAGATCCGAGTGGGAAGGGACGGTTAGGAGCCGAAGGCAAGTGGCCCTCCCCCAGCCCGCGTAGAAGTAGGGTCGGCACTTAAGCGGAGTGGAGACAACTGGTTAATACATACAACAGCTCTTTTATTTGGAAAACGTGGGTGGCTCTTAAAAGAGCCTTTTGGTGTCTCAGGTGCCCTTTCGAAGCGGAGGCTGGGTGGGCGCCGGCCTCACTTGCCCTTTGCCTTGTGGTGGCTCTCCGTCTTCTTCGGGAGCAGCACAGCCTGAATGTTGGGCAGGACGCCGCCCTGGGCGATGGTGACTTTGCCCAGCAGCTTATTCAGCTCCTCATCGTTGCGAATGGCCAGCTGCAGATGACGAGGAATGATACGCGTCTTCTTATTGTCCCGGGCGGCATTGCCCGCCAGCTCCAGGATCTCGGCTGTCAGGTACTCCAACACCGCCGCCATGTAGACGGGAGCGCCAGCGCCCACCCGCTCCGCGTAGTTGCCTTTGCGCAGAAGGCGGTGCACACGCCCCACGGGAAACTGAAGGCCAGCGCGGGACGAACGGGACTTCGCCTTTGCTCGAGCCTTGCCTCCCTGCTTGCCACGACCAGACATGACGGCAACTAGCAAAGCACACACCGCTCGCCTAAAGGCCGCGAAAATCGCTCTAGATGGCTCCACTCCACCTTTTTATAGGCAGAACGGCGATTGTCCACCGAGTGCTTTGATTGGCTACAGCATAGCTTTGTCCTGATGACCAGTAGGAAGGCGCAGGCAGAATCCACTTATTTGCATGCTACCGTCTCtcttcattcccccccccccccgctcgcaGTGAAAACGCGCCAATCACAACGCAGCGTACTCAACGCCCTAATTTGCATACAGCCTCTATAAGTACCGAGGTGCTTCCGGCAGCCTCGGTCTCGTTGTTGTGCTGGCGGTCCTCGTTCTTTGTGCCGCTGGTGCTCCTTGCTATGCCTGAGCCGGCGAAATCCGCCCCGGCGCCTAAGAAAGGCTCTAAGAAAGCGGTCACCAAAGCCCAGAAGAAGGATGGCAAGAAGCGGAAGCGCAGTCGGAAGGAGAGCTACTCCATCTACGTGTACAAGGTGCTTAAGCAGGTGCACCCAGACACCGGCATCTCTTCCAAGGCCATGGGCATCATGAACTCCTTCGTAAACGACATCTTTGAGCGCATCGCCGGCGAGGCCTCCCGCCTGGCGCATTACAACAAGCGCTCCACCATCACCTCCCGGGAGATCCAGACGGCCGTGCGCCTGCTGCTGCCCGGCGAGCTGGCCAAGCACGCCGTGTCCGAAGGCACCAAGGCCGTCACCAAGTACACCAGCTCCAAGTGAGTCCCTCCCGGGACGCGGCGCTCGCACGAGTCGTCGGCCGCTTGACCCCCAAAGGCTCTTTTCAGAGCCACCTTCTTCCTCGGTGAAAGAGCTTGTCACTTCTCCCACGTCCAACGTACTGTTCTTGACCGTTCCGCCTATCTCTTTCCCAGTAAAAGTCGTCAACCTTTTTTAAGGGTGGCGGGAAGGAGACCCCCAATAAAAGAAGACCGGTTTCCTGTAGCTTGCGGCAGAACTAGCTTGGGGGAGGGTCCATTAGCACACAAGTAACTGCCTTTTCCGCAGCGAAAGGACTAGCGGTACGTGGTCATGAAATGCAGTGTAAATCTACTGAGGAGTATGGGGAGGGGAAGATGAaggtaatacaataataaataaataataaaaggaggGAGCCTGCATTACTCTCTGCAGTTTTAGTGCCTCTGTTTTCGGAGAGGAAGAATTGTTCCAGTCAGGGGACAAATGTTCTTAAAGGCTAATTCTCTGGAATACGTTTTATGAAAAGTGGACGTAGTTTCTTGAAACCCCTAAACATCTGCCAGTGTTTAACTTCATGACTCAGAGCAAATAGTACGCATTGACTGTGTACCTGGAAGGGATGCAGAACCCAGACAGGTGTGTAAGCTAAAAAATGACTTCAACCACAGAACCAAAGTATACCAGGAACGTGTACTATGGGTGCTGGGGGCGTGGCCTCGAGTTTCATTTCTTCGCGTACTTACGTTAACATTACAGAGCTTCTAGGGGTATCGAGAGTGTATTTACAAAGTAGGTACCTGTACTCACCTAACTTAAATGCCAGAGTAAGCACTGCTTCCCCGCTACATACTC
The Saccopteryx bilineata isolate mSacBil1 chromosome 3, mSacBil1_pri_phased_curated, whole genome shotgun sequence DNA segment above includes these coding regions:
- the LOC136330766 gene encoding histone H2A type 2-A produces the protein MSGRGKQGGKARAKAKSRSSRAGLQFPVGRVHRLLRKGNYAERVGAGAPVYMAAVLEYLTAEILELAGNAARDNKKTRIIPRHLQLAIRNDEELNKLLGKVTIAQGGVLPNIQAVLLPKKTESHHKAKGK
- the LOC136330767 gene encoding histone H2B type 2-E, which encodes MPEPAKSAPAPKKGSKKAVTKAQKKDGKKRKRSRKESYSIYVYKVLKQVHPDTGISSKAMGIMNSFVNDIFERIAGEASRLAHYNKRSTITSREIQTAVRLLLPGELAKHAVSEGTKAVTKYTSSK